A genomic region of Miscanthus floridulus cultivar M001 chromosome 3, ASM1932011v1, whole genome shotgun sequence contains the following coding sequences:
- the LOC136546743 gene encoding probable protein S-acyltransferase 12 isoform X2, whose amino-acid sequence MGPHAPRRGSSRGSCCRRDRRLPHTRILFILQLAMILWCYLMAVFTDPGAVPENWRHDAEDSGNPSFSSSEEQGSAPRYCSRCQNGKPPRCHHCSVCNRCVLKMDHHCIWVVNCVGARNYKYFLLFLVYTFIETVLDTLVLLPNFIEFFQDESRRSSSPGDIAILFLAFVLNLAFALSLLCFIGMHTSLVTRNTTSIEVYDRKKSVSWKYDLGWKRNLEQVFGTKKLLWFVPLYSTEDLHNIPALRGLEFPTRSDAIV is encoded by the exons ATGGGGCCCCATGCTCCTCGCCGAGGGAGCAGCCGCGGCAGTTGCTGCCGCCGTGATCGCCGCCTTCCACATACTC GGATCTTGTTTATTCTGCAGCTTGCAATGATTCTGTGGTGCTATTTGATGGCTGTTTTCACTGATCCTGGTGCTGTACCTGAAAACTGGAGGCATGATGCTGAAGATAGTGGGAATCCTTCATTTTCCTCTTCAGAGGAGCAAGGAAGTGCTCCTAGATATTGTTCTCGCTGTCAAAATGGCAAACCTCCCCGCTGTCATCATTGTTCTGTTT GTAACAGATGTGTGCTTAAAATGGACCATCACTGCATTTGGGTAGTGAATTGTGTTGGAGCAAGGAACTACAAGTATTTTCTCCTTTTTCTG GTGTATACATTTATTGAGACTGTGCTGGATACCTTGGTACTACTCCCAAACTTTATTGAGTTTTTTCAAGATGAAAGTAGGCGTTCCAGCTCTCCTGGGGATATTGCTATTCTATTTCTTGCTTTTG TTCTAAATTTAGCATTTGCGCTGAGCCTCCTCTGTTTCATTGGAATGCACACGTCTCTTGTTACACGTAATACGACTTCTATAGAG GTCTATGACCGAAAGAAGTCAGTTTCATGGAAATATGACCTAGGATGGAAAAGAAACTTGGAGCAG GTCTTTGGTACCAAAAAGTTGCTCTGGTTTGTTCCCTTGTACTCTACAGAGGATCTGCACAACATCCCTGCGCTTCGAGGCCTTGAGTTCCCTACTCGCTCCGATGCAATTGTCTAA
- the LOC136546743 gene encoding probable protein S-acyltransferase 12 isoform X1 has product MDCCRHVNPFRACAGLRGLGYLMVALVAAIVALSYYAVVVYAWGPMLLAEGAAAAVAAAVIAAFHILLAMILWCYLMAVFTDPGAVPENWRHDAEDSGNPSFSSSEEQGSAPRYCSRCQNGKPPRCHHCSVCNRCVLKMDHHCIWVVNCVGARNYKYFLLFLVYTFIETVLDTLVLLPNFIEFFQDESRRSSSPGDIAILFLAFVLNLAFALSLLCFIGMHTSLVTRNTTSIEVYDRKKSVSWKYDLGWKRNLEQVFGTKKLLWFVPLYSTEDLHNIPALRGLEFPTRSDAIV; this is encoded by the exons ATGGACTGCTGCCGGCACGTGAACCCGTTCCGCGCCTGCGCGGGGCTGCGCGGGCTGGGCTACCTCATGGTGGCGCTTGTCGCCGCCATCGTCGCCTTGTCCTActacgccgtcgtcgtctacgCATGGGGCCCCATGCTCCTCGCCGAGGGAGCAGCCGCGGCAGTTGCTGCCGCCGTGATCGCCGCCTTCCACATACTC CTTGCAATGATTCTGTGGTGCTATTTGATGGCTGTTTTCACTGATCCTGGTGCTGTACCTGAAAACTGGAGGCATGATGCTGAAGATAGTGGGAATCCTTCATTTTCCTCTTCAGAGGAGCAAGGAAGTGCTCCTAGATATTGTTCTCGCTGTCAAAATGGCAAACCTCCCCGCTGTCATCATTGTTCTGTTT GTAACAGATGTGTGCTTAAAATGGACCATCACTGCATTTGGGTAGTGAATTGTGTTGGAGCAAGGAACTACAAGTATTTTCTCCTTTTTCTG GTGTATACATTTATTGAGACTGTGCTGGATACCTTGGTACTACTCCCAAACTTTATTGAGTTTTTTCAAGATGAAAGTAGGCGTTCCAGCTCTCCTGGGGATATTGCTATTCTATTTCTTGCTTTTG TTCTAAATTTAGCATTTGCGCTGAGCCTCCTCTGTTTCATTGGAATGCACACGTCTCTTGTTACACGTAATACGACTTCTATAGAG GTCTATGACCGAAAGAAGTCAGTTTCATGGAAATATGACCTAGGATGGAAAAGAAACTTGGAGCAG GTCTTTGGTACCAAAAAGTTGCTCTGGTTTGTTCCCTTGTACTCTACAGAGGATCTGCACAACATCCCTGCGCTTCGAGGCCTTGAGTTCCCTACTCGCTCCGATGCAATTGTCTAA